In a genomic window of Styela clava chromosome 7, kaStyClav1.hap1.2, whole genome shotgun sequence:
- the LOC120328679 gene encoding uncharacterized protein LOC120328679 — MASTDLKMYSSLSLNRPPNDLSYYYGAASSSSLLQNTDFMSSRKLLPGLSSIYPPLGWNGDENMYKLLKHVPNNSIFPRQPALQSPHAQGSPYFGYHGMIPSQASLWRNAFLSSYWSAATVHRGVQASSLVCQDSLCSCSTKFNTETFSNVLKQMYLYGKGPHIQNIPPPMACSPMYSGTPFAKFGNSSLKRSYSQQDETFSHTPHRTVLYQDVIKSQPPTPTYVTTEPDSTRHQLLKMRKLSTEINIINSREGKATSTESWGSNNEQSLHSENQTKTQNSMMLNSSIFNARTSTSEDDSAKPDSFSCKICGKYFKAQYNLTRHMPVHTGARPFVCKVCGKGFRQASTLCRHKIIHTQEKPHVCKICGKAFNRSSTLNTHMRIHTGIRPYKCDICGKGFHQKGNYKNHKLTHSSEKQYKCAICSKAFHQVYNLTFHMHTHEEKKPYTCEVCGKGFCRNFDLKKHARKLHPDRVLN, encoded by the exons ATGGCCAGTACAGATTTGAAAATGTATTCTAGTTTGTCTTTAAATAGACCTCCGAATGATTTGTCGTACTACTACGGTGCAGCATCTTCTTCTTCTCTTCTACAGAATACGGATTTCATGAGCAGCAGAAAACTACTCCCGGGTCTTTCTTCAATATACCCACCACTGGGGTGGAATGGAGATGAAAATATGTACAAACTTTTAAAACACGTCccaaataattcgatatttccCCGACAACCAGCTTTGCAAAGCCCGCATGCTCAAGGCTCACCATATTTTGGTTACCATGGCATGATTCCATCTCAAGCATCTCTCTGGAGAAATGCGTTTCTATCATCCTATTGGTCGGCAGCCACGGTGCACAGGGGCGTTCAGGCTAGTAGTCTAGTTTGTCAAGATAGTCTATGTTCCTGTTCAACGAAATTTAACACAGAAACTTTCAGTAATGTTTTGAAACAAATGTATCTTTATGGAAAAGGACctcatattcaaaatattcctCCACCTATGGCATGTTCTCCAATGTACAGCGGAACCCCATTTGCAAAGTTCGGCAATAGCAGTTTAAAACGAAGTTACTCGCAACAGGATGAAACATTTTCACATACTCCACATCGCACTGTACTTTATCAAGATGTCATCAAATCTCAACCTCCAACACCGACTTATGTAACTACGGAGCCAGATTCCACAAGACATCAGCTTTTAAAAATGAGGAAACTTTCAACAGAAATTAACATAATAAATTCTCGTGAAGGCAAAGCAACTTCGACAGAGTCGTGGGGAAGCAATAACGAACAATCTCTGCATTCAGAGAATCAAACGAAAACCCAAAATTCGATGATGCTGAATTCATCGATATTCAATGCTAGAACATCGACGTCTGAAGATGACAGTGCAAAACCAGACTCATTTTCATGCAAG aTATGTGGGAAATACTTCAAAGCTCAATACAATTTGACAAGACATATGCCAGTCCACACTGGCGCTCGGCCATTTGTTTGCAAAGTATGTGGAAAAGGTTTTAGACAAGCAAGTACATTGTGTCGACACAAAATAATTCACACCCAG GAAAAGCCCCACGTCTGTAAGATATGCGGCAAAGCATTCAACCGTAGTTCAACATTAAACACTCACATGAGAATTCACACTGGAATTCGACCGTATAAATGTGACATTTGCGGTAAAGGATTTCATCAGAAGGGAAATTACAAAAATCATAAGTTAACACATAGTTCTGAGAAGCAGTACAAATGCGCCATATGCAGTAAAGCTTTCCACCAG gtgtATAACCTCACCTTCCATATGCACACACACGAAGAGAAGAAGCCGTACACATGTGAAGTATGCGGGAAAGGATTTTGCAGAAACTTCGATTTGAAAAAGCACGCAAGAAAACTTCACCCAGATAGAGTCCTTAATTGA